In the Flagellimonas sp. HMM57 genome, one interval contains:
- a CDS encoding response regulator transcription factor, protein MKKTVFVFSALIVSLLILFQLSKYAYVSSDISVEIVISVIAIVFFIIGLYTKKKSSENQKYSSVAINHEKVEQLGISKREYEVLVQISKGLSNKEIADALFVSESTIKTHVSNLLLKLDAKRRTQAIQKAKDLQILAI, encoded by the coding sequence GTGAAAAAGACCGTATTTGTTTTTTCTGCCCTTATTGTTTCCTTGCTTATCCTGTTTCAATTAAGTAAGTATGCTTACGTTTCCAGTGACATTTCCGTTGAAATTGTTATTTCCGTTATAGCTATTGTCTTCTTTATCATCGGTCTTTATACCAAAAAGAAATCATCAGAAAACCAAAAATACTCTTCCGTTGCAATAAATCATGAAAAGGTCGAGCAGCTTGGCATTAGCAAACGGGAATATGAAGTATTGGTCCAAATTTCCAAAGGATTATCCAACAAAGAAATAGCAGATGCGCTTTTTGTCTCGGAAAGCACCATTAAAACACATGTTTCCAATTTATTGCTAAAATTGGATGCCAAACGTCGAACACAGGCAATTCAGAAGGCGAAAGACTTACAAATTTTGGCCATCTAA
- a CDS encoding DUF4199 domain-containing protein, translating into MKKTVFKFGMYGAVAISALFLTSWLALSDLSFSTQEVLGYISIILSLCFVYFGIKSYRDTENNGKISFKKALIIGVLISLIVSIIFGILDVFYIKVINPDFTAEYYESSIETMKASLPKMEFEAKLAEMESQKALFANPLFSFAIMATTVFVIGFIISLISALILQRK; encoded by the coding sequence ATGAAAAAAACAGTATTTAAGTTTGGAATGTACGGGGCAGTTGCTATTTCCGCCCTCTTTTTGACAAGTTGGCTCGCCTTAAGCGATTTATCATTCTCCACACAAGAGGTATTGGGCTATATCTCTATTATTCTCTCGTTGTGTTTTGTCTATTTTGGCATCAAAAGTTATAGGGACACAGAAAATAATGGAAAAATTAGTTTTAAGAAAGCACTGATTATTGGAGTACTCATAAGTCTTATTGTGTCTATAATCTTTGGAATTCTCGATGTGTTTTACATTAAAGTGATCAACCCCGATTTCACAGCCGAGTATTATGAAAGCTCCATTGAAACTATGAAAGCTTCCCTTCCTAAAATGGAGTTTGAAGCAAAATTGGCTGAAATGGAGTCTCAGAAAGCATTGTTTGCGAATCCACTTTTCTCTTTTGCAATAATGGCCACGACCGTTTTTGTCATTGGATTTATAATTTCCTTAATTTCAGCATTGATACTTCAACGTAAATAA
- a CDS encoding DUF1801 domain-containing protein, protein MTIDAKTPDEYVNKVQEERREAFSRLRDTIRKNLPLGFEECINYKMIGYVVPHSIYSKGYHCDPKLPLPFINIASQKNYVALYHSGVYADKELSEWFVKEYGKVLKTKLDMGKSCIRFKKMESIPFELIAKLCQKMTVKDWISLYEKNIKR, encoded by the coding sequence ATGACCATTGATGCTAAAACGCCCGATGAATATGTAAACAAGGTCCAAGAAGAACGTAGAGAAGCATTTTCAAGGCTAAGGGATACAATAAGAAAAAATCTTCCATTGGGATTTGAGGAGTGCATCAATTATAAAATGATCGGATATGTAGTGCCCCACTCCATATATTCAAAAGGGTATCACTGTGACCCTAAGTTACCTTTGCCATTTATCAATATAGCTTCACAAAAAAACTATGTGGCTTTGTATCATTCCGGAGTTTATGCCGATAAAGAATTGTCAGAATGGTTTGTTAAAGAGTACGGCAAGGTGTTGAAAACGAAATTGGACATGGGCAAAAGCTGTATTCGATTTAAAAAAATGGAAAGCATTCCTTTTGAGCTCATTGCCAAACTATGTCAAAAAATGACCGTAAAAGATTGGATATCGCTATATGAGAAAAATATAAAACGCTAA
- a CDS encoding YtxH domain-containing protein — translation MSEENKDTNETEGGFEKTKEEAKEAAKDFEKDVKDTFDPANPESGKTVALIAHLTFIGWIIAIIMNNNNKTEIGSFYVRQVLGIFLVGLVLGIIPIVNLIGWIFPFVLWIMSLIGAINGNQKPVFLVGEHFQKWFKGL, via the coding sequence ATGTCCGAAGAAAACAAAGACACCAATGAAACCGAAGGAGGTTTTGAAAAAACTAAAGAAGAAGCCAAAGAAGCGGCAAAAGATTTTGAAAAGGATGTAAAAGATACTTTTGATCCAGCTAATCCAGAAAGTGGTAAAACAGTGGCATTAATTGCACACTTAACCTTTATCGGTTGGATTATTGCTATTATTATGAACAATAACAATAAAACTGAGATAGGTTCTTTTTATGTAAGACAAGTACTTGGAATTTTTCTAGTGGGACTTGTACTAGGTATAATACCGATTGTAAATCTAATTGGATGGATTTTCCCTTTTGTATTGTGGATTATGAGCCTAATTGGTGCCATAAACGGAAACCAAAAACCTGTGTTCCTTGTAGGGGAGCATTTCCAAAAATGGTTTAAAGGATTATAA
- a CDS encoding helix-turn-helix transcriptional regulator — protein sequence MGASKTHMFSLTQNELAQAAKILAHPARIAILEYISRQENCICNDLVDVIGLAQPTISQHLNEIKKIGLLKGTFEGKNLCYCINEKRWEELQHSFHTFFTNINYNCC from the coding sequence TTGGGAGCCTCCAAAACACATATGTTTTCGTTAACTCAAAACGAGCTGGCACAAGCAGCCAAAATCTTGGCCCATCCAGCACGCATAGCCATTTTGGAATACATAAGCAGACAGGAAAATTGCATCTGCAATGATTTGGTCGATGTTATTGGACTCGCTCAGCCAACCATATCACAGCATTTGAACGAAATAAAAAAGATTGGGCTTCTTAAAGGTACTTTTGAAGGCAAAAATCTTTGTTATTGCATCAATGAGAAACGATGGGAAGAATTACAACATTCCTTTCATACATTTTTTACCAATATTAACTATAACTGTTGTTAA
- a CDS encoding DUF6428 family protein has protein sequence MNTADFLSLLKQHQDKSLLFEYTKGKFVGANYHITEIKNIVIDAVDCGAGTDYWKETIVQLWESPQEKEKKEFMSAYKALGILNKVDRIKPMVRDAEIKFEYSNEAFHTAQLFVDDYSMDKNSLVLKLSVQKTDCKAKETCGIVETETEIIPSSKNSCAPGSGCC, from the coding sequence ATGAACACTGCTGATTTTTTATCGTTATTAAAACAACACCAAGACAAGAGCTTACTTTTTGAATATACCAAGGGTAAATTTGTGGGTGCAAACTACCATATCACGGAAATAAAAAATATCGTGATAGACGCTGTAGATTGTGGTGCTGGAACAGACTATTGGAAAGAAACCATTGTACAACTTTGGGAAAGCCCCCAGGAAAAAGAGAAAAAAGAATTTATGTCAGCTTACAAAGCTTTGGGCATTCTCAATAAGGTAGATCGAATAAAACCTATGGTGAGGGATGCGGAAATCAAGTTTGAATATAGCAACGAAGCTTTTCACACAGCACAACTTTTTGTTGACGATTATAGCATGGACAAGAATTCATTGGTTTTAAAACTATCTGTCCAAAAAACCGATTGCAAGGCAAAAGAAACCTGTGGAATAGTCGAGACGGAAACAGAAATCATACCATCATCAAAAAACAGCTGCGCTCCGGGAAGCGGTTGCTGTTAA